In Terriglobales bacterium, the following are encoded in one genomic region:
- a CDS encoding cytochrome c: TANPIPPTDENLAQGMMIYNMNCVVCHGSPVKKENPLGHSFYPPVPQFPEDPPDKPDNETYWIVKNGVRYTGMPAWDRTLSEDDMWKVTLFLEHWNNLPPAVKEKWEKGL, translated from the coding sequence ACCGCCAATCCCATCCCGCCCACCGACGAGAACCTCGCCCAGGGCATGATGATCTACAACATGAACTGCGTCGTCTGCCACGGCTCGCCGGTCAAGAAGGAGAATCCCCTGGGGCACTCCTTCTATCCTCCCGTGCCTCAGTTTCCTGAGGATCCGCCCGACAAGCCCGACAACGAGACTTACTGGATCGTCAAGAACGGCGTCCGTTACACCGGCATGCCCGCTTGGGACAGGACGCTGAGCGAGGACGACATGTGGAAGGTCACGCTCTTCCTCGAGCACTGGAACAACCTGCCGCCGGCGGTGAAGGAGAAGTGGGAGAAAGGCCTGTGA